A window of the Verrucomicrobiia bacterium genome harbors these coding sequences:
- a CDS encoding NADH-quinone oxidoreductase subunit L yields the protein MPVEKAYLIPLLPLIAFTINILLGKHVKHKAALISIAASLGSCAVAWPLIWQVSQGATLRHEFAFLALGSHPLNFGILIDPPAATLLLVVTLIGTLIQIYSSGYMHDEPRFSRFFAYLSLFMAAMLMLVIANNYLQFFMSWEVMGLCSYLLIGFYSEKDSAANASKKAFLTTRIGDVGFFLGILALFSAIGTLDFTHMHEAVHANASSTLLPAAALLIFCGTVGKSAQFPLHVWLPDAMEGPTPVSALIHAATMVAAGVFLVARVYPLMSGSPESTPTATTALQVVTWVGAITAVFAATIAVAQTDIKRILAYSTVSQLGFMMMGLGVGGVAVGMFHLITHAFFKALLFMGAGSVIHGC from the coding sequence ATGCCGGTGGAAAAAGCCTATCTCATCCCGCTTCTGCCGCTCATCGCCTTCACGATCAACATTCTTCTGGGCAAACACGTGAAACACAAGGCCGCGCTCATTTCGATTGCGGCGAGCCTCGGTTCCTGCGCCGTTGCCTGGCCCCTCATCTGGCAAGTGTCGCAGGGCGCGACGCTGCGGCATGAATTCGCTTTCCTCGCGCTCGGCTCCCATCCGTTGAACTTCGGCATCCTGATCGATCCGCCCGCGGCCACGCTGCTTCTGGTCGTCACGCTGATCGGCACGCTGATCCAGATTTATTCCTCGGGCTACATGCACGACGAGCCGCGCTTCTCTCGCTTCTTCGCCTATCTTTCGCTCTTCATGGCCGCGATGCTCATGCTGGTCATCGCCAACAACTACCTGCAGTTTTTCATGTCCTGGGAAGTCATGGGCCTTTGCTCGTACCTGCTCATCGGCTTTTACTCCGAGAAAGACTCCGCGGCCAATGCCTCGAAAAAGGCCTTTCTCACGACACGCATCGGCGACGTGGGCTTTTTCCTCGGCATCCTGGCGCTGTTCTCGGCCATCGGCACGCTGGATTTCACGCACATGCACGAGGCCGTGCACGCCAACGCCTCGAGCACGCTGCTTCCCGCGGCCGCGCTCCTCATCTTCTGCGGCACGGTCGGCAAGTCCGCGCAATTCCCGCTGCACGTGTGGCTCCCGGACGCCATGGAAGGCCCGACTCCAGTGAGCGCTCTCATCCATGCGGCCACGATGGTTGCAGCAGGCGTGTTTCTCGTGGCCCGAGTTTATCCTTTGATGTCCGGTTCACCCGAGTCCACTCCGACCGCAACTACCGCTCTCCAGGTCGTGACGTGGGTTGGCGCTATCACCGCCGTTTTCGCGGCGACCATCGCCGTCGCGCAAACCGATATCAAACGCATCCTCGCCTATTCGACCGTCTCGCAGCTCGGCTTCATGATGATGGGCCTTGGGGTCGGTGGAGTGGCGGTCGGCATGTTTCACCTTATCACCCACGCCTTCTTCAAAGCGTTGCTGTTCATGGGCGCCGGCTCCGTTATTCACGGTTGCCA
- the nuoK gene encoding NADH-quinone oxidoreductase subunit NuoK, with amino-acid sequence MRIPLEHYLLFSLLLLVLGVYGVMTRRNAIAVLISIELILNAVNVNLVVFSRTTSLSPETGQIFAFFVIALAAAGAAVGLAIVLALYRNRKTIQMDEIHLMKW; translated from the coding sequence GTGAGAATCCCCCTCGAACATTACCTGCTTTTCTCGCTGCTGCTTCTGGTCCTCGGCGTGTATGGCGTCATGACGCGCCGCAACGCCATCGCCGTGCTCATTTCCATCGAGCTCATCCTGAACGCGGTCAACGTGAACCTTGTTGTGTTTTCCAGGACGACTTCACTTTCGCCGGAAACCGGACAAATCTTCGCGTTCTTCGTGATCGCCCTTGCCGCCGCGGGCGCTGCCGTCGGCCTTGCCATTGTGCTGGCCCTTTACCGTAACCGCAAAACGATCCAGATGGACGAAATCCATCTGATGAAATGGTGA
- a CDS encoding NADH-quinone oxidoreductase subunit J, with protein sequence MDVLNTIVNAGIYALMGLGVIAALGAVTCRNLFHAGLCLAVVLIVVAGTYLSVGAEFLAMIQVLIYVGAVLTLIIYAVMLTARLSGGEASASNGQAGPVFAACALFLAFMAPRLMKTPWPVSPAALSATLSVNGLGQSLMTTYVFPFEVLGILLFAVLIGAIVVARKDKA encoded by the coding sequence ATGGACGTTCTCAACACAATCGTTAATGCAGGCATCTACGCGCTGATGGGCCTTGGCGTAATCGCGGCTCTCGGCGCCGTGACCTGCCGCAACCTGTTTCACGCGGGCTTGTGCCTGGCCGTCGTGCTCATCGTCGTGGCCGGGACTTACCTTTCGGTAGGCGCGGAATTCCTGGCCATGATCCAGGTCCTGATCTACGTGGGCGCGGTGCTGACGCTCATCATTTACGCGGTCATGCTCACCGCGCGGCTGAGTGGGGGCGAGGCTTCGGCATCCAACGGCCAAGCCGGTCCCGTGTTCGCGGCTTGCGCGCTCTTCCTTGCGTTTATGGCCCCGCGGCTCATGAAGACGCCATGGCCCGTGTCGCCTGCAGCCTTAAGCGCCACCCTTTCGGTGAACGGCCTGGGCCAAAGTCTTATGACCACTTACGTGTTCCCGTTCGAAGTCCTGGGCATTCTGCTTTTCGCGGTCTTGATCGGCGCCATTGTCGTGGCCAGAAAGGACAAGGCGTGA
- the nuoH gene encoding NADH-quinone oxidoreductase subunit NuoH, producing the protein MESIFVNLKGAILGVLGKFMPEWTMPIHSIMISITAIAVLGPAIMMYLTLMERKVVGRMQNRIGPNRVGKWGLLQPLADGVKMLTKEDIVPKGADPVLHLLAPILIVAPALLLFAVLPFGKGMIAVDLNVGILYFLAVSSTTTIAIFMASWGSRNKYSILGGMRAVAQMISYEVPMVLSVVPVLLVVGSLSTRQIVEAQASGWFVLTPWGFFGAVFFFLCTVAECNRSPFDLPEAESEIVAGFHTEYSGMKFALFYMAEFMNCFSGAALTTTLYFGGWQGPGFLPSWIWFFLKTYSFIFVMMWFRGTLPRLRVDQLMGLAWKFLLPLTLVNILAAGLWYYLGGILKFFIPLVLMAGSFTILTWLNKPYVPEKREYQFAD; encoded by the coding sequence ATGGAATCGATCTTCGTCAATCTGAAAGGCGCGATCCTCGGCGTCCTCGGCAAATTCATGCCTGAGTGGACGATGCCTATCCATTCCATCATGATCAGCATCACGGCCATCGCGGTCCTCGGCCCGGCCATCATGATGTACCTCACGCTCATGGAGCGCAAAGTCGTGGGCCGCATGCAGAACCGCATCGGCCCGAACCGCGTGGGCAAATGGGGCCTTCTCCAGCCGCTCGCGGACGGCGTGAAGATGCTGACTAAAGAAGACATCGTGCCCAAGGGCGCGGACCCTGTCCTTCACCTGCTCGCGCCGATCCTGATCGTGGCCCCGGCGCTGCTTCTGTTCGCCGTGCTGCCGTTCGGCAAAGGCATGATCGCGGTGGACCTGAACGTCGGCATTCTTTATTTCCTCGCCGTCTCTTCCACCACGACCATCGCGATCTTCATGGCCAGCTGGGGCTCGCGCAACAAATACTCGATCCTGGGCGGCATGCGCGCCGTGGCGCAGATGATCTCTTACGAAGTCCCGATGGTCTTGTCGGTCGTGCCTGTCCTTCTCGTCGTGGGCAGCTTGTCCACGCGGCAAATCGTCGAGGCACAGGCGAGCGGATGGTTCGTGCTCACGCCCTGGGGCTTTTTCGGCGCGGTCTTCTTCTTTTTGTGCACGGTCGCCGAATGCAACCGCTCTCCCTTCGATCTTCCGGAAGCCGAATCCGAAATCGTGGCCGGCTTCCACACCGAATACAGCGGCATGAAGTTCGCGCTCTTCTACATGGCCGAATTCATGAACTGCTTTTCGGGCGCGGCGCTCACGACCACCCTTTATTTCGGCGGCTGGCAGGGCCCTGGCTTCCTGCCCTCGTGGATCTGGTTCTTCCTCAAGACCTACTCTTTCATCTTTGTGATGATGTGGTTTCGCGGCACGCTTCCGCGCCTTCGCGTGGACCAGCTCATGGGCCTGGCGTGGAAATTCCTGCTGCCGCTCACGCTCGTCAACATTCTTGCGGCCGGGCTTTGGTATTATCTCGGCGGCATTTTGAAATTTTTCATCCCGCTTGTCCTGATGGCCGGCTCGTTTACGATTCTCACGTGGCTGAACAAGCCTTATGTGCCGGAAAAGCGGGAGTATCAGTTCGCGGATTAA
- a CDS encoding NADH-quinone oxidoreductase subunit I produces MFYGYGILQGMWVTLKQFFASYFKKRGQDGALFTVEYPEQRLPEKERFRNFPFLIYDKEPENLRCVACDICAKECPPKCIYIVREFDKDGKPLKRPAIFDIDFTVCMNCGICEEACPFEAIYMDHEFEIASAERNDDLLYHKDDLLKSNAYFHKIRPNDATAVDAKLKEAEDKKKAAEAAAKAKAEAAAKAPPPPPPAAPGTTPPPQPPKPAV; encoded by the coding sequence ATGTTTTACGGCTACGGCATTCTCCAAGGCATGTGGGTGACGCTGAAGCAGTTCTTCGCCTCGTATTTCAAGAAACGCGGACAGGACGGCGCTCTCTTCACCGTGGAATATCCCGAGCAGCGTCTGCCGGAAAAAGAGCGCTTCCGCAATTTCCCTTTCCTGATTTATGACAAGGAACCGGAAAATCTCCGCTGCGTGGCCTGCGACATCTGCGCGAAAGAATGCCCGCCTAAGTGCATTTACATCGTGCGCGAGTTCGATAAAGACGGCAAGCCGCTCAAGCGTCCGGCTATTTTCGACATCGACTTCACGGTGTGCATGAACTGCGGCATCTGCGAAGAAGCCTGCCCGTTCGAAGCCATTTACATGGACCACGAATTCGAGATCGCGTCCGCGGAACGCAACGACGACCTCCTCTACCACAAAGACGACCTGCTGAAATCCAATGCCTATTTCCACAAAATCCGGCCGAACGATGCCACGGCTGTCGACGCCAAATTAAAAGAAGCCGAGGACAAGAAAAAAGCCGCGGAAGCCGCGGCCAAGGCAAAGGCCGAGGCGGCCGCGAAAGCTCCGCCTCCTCCCCCGCCGGCGGCTCCCGGCACAACTCCGCCTCCCCAACCTCCGAAACCGGCGGTGTAA
- a CDS encoding NADH-quinone oxidoreductase subunit D, translating into MNKGEISPKNEVQHDGQTLEINVGPQHPSTHGVFRMNMVLDGETVVSLKPVMGYLHRNHEQIAENMSYAASMPYTDRLDYFNSMSNNFGWSLAVEKLAAIEVPERAQYIRVIMAELTRIVNHVSVIGFLLNDLGAFFTPVLYAFREREKILDLFEEVSGARMMCNYFRFGGIKYDVPQSVLERIREIVDKFPKFLDEFETLLTKNEILCMRCQNVGVLPAELAVNASITGPMLRASGVNYDIRKVDKYSIYDRFNFKVPLGKKGDVYDRYYVRVLEIRESLKILDQALKEIKPGEIMNKKMVPFLKSPRNFKPPVGEAYGRVEAPKGELGFYVVSDGTPQPWRYHVRAPSFINLTILEDLCLGHKLADAIVILGSVDIVLGEVDH; encoded by the coding sequence ATGAACAAAGGCGAGATCAGCCCCAAAAACGAAGTGCAGCACGACGGACAGACGCTGGAAATCAACGTCGGGCCGCAGCATCCTTCCACGCACGGCGTCTTCCGCATGAACATGGTGCTGGACGGCGAAACTGTGGTGTCGCTGAAGCCGGTCATGGGCTACCTGCACCGCAATCACGAGCAGATCGCGGAAAACATGTCGTACGCCGCGTCCATGCCGTACACGGACCGCCTCGATTATTTCAATTCCATGTCGAACAATTTCGGCTGGTCGCTCGCCGTGGAAAAACTCGCAGCGATCGAAGTGCCGGAGCGCGCCCAATATATCCGCGTGATCATGGCGGAATTGACGCGTATCGTGAACCACGTTTCCGTGATCGGATTTCTTCTGAACGACCTCGGCGCTTTTTTCACGCCCGTCCTTTATGCGTTCCGCGAGCGCGAAAAAATCCTCGACCTCTTCGAAGAAGTCTCGGGCGCGCGCATGATGTGCAATTACTTCCGCTTCGGCGGCATCAAGTACGACGTGCCGCAAAGCGTGCTCGAACGTATCCGCGAAATCGTGGACAAGTTCCCGAAGTTCCTGGACGAATTCGAGACGCTGCTCACGAAAAACGAGATCCTGTGCATGCGCTGCCAGAACGTCGGCGTGCTTCCGGCGGAACTCGCCGTGAACGCCAGCATCACCGGCCCCATGCTCCGCGCGTCCGGCGTGAATTACGACATCCGCAAAGTGGACAAGTATTCGATCTACGACCGCTTCAACTTCAAAGTCCCGCTCGGCAAAAAGGGCGACGTGTACGACCGCTACTACGTGCGCGTGCTGGAAATCCGCGAGAGCCTGAAAATCCTGGACCAGGCCCTGAAGGAAATAAAACCCGGCGAAATCATGAACAAGAAGATGGTCCCCTTCCTCAAGTCGCCGCGCAATTTCAAGCCGCCGGTCGGCGAAGCCTATGGCCGGGTGGAAGCGCCCAAAGGCGAGCTGGGATTTTATGTCGTCTCCGACGGCACGCCGCAGCCCTGGCGTTATCACGTGCGCGCGCCTTCCTTTATTAATCTGACGATCCTCGAAGACCTCTGCCTCGGCCACAAGCTCGCCGACGCCATCGTGATCCTGGGCAGCGTGGACATCGTGCTCGGGGAGGTGGACCACTGA
- a CDS encoding NADH-quinone oxidoreductase subunit C, giving the protein MKTEEIKALIEKALPGVKLKLVRESLLVENAADLPRVAKCLKEDPALKFDYLSSVTGADYLTYLESVYHLYSMEKKAGSIVLRARTDRANPRLPSLVPIYRGAEYQEREAYDLYGIVYENHPDMRRIFMWDSFEGWPMRKDYEQEDSETLEAADVEWLEKRGVKVSDADRAKAEELRKTGKRAVAQKPTGSPEA; this is encoded by the coding sequence ATGAAGACCGAAGAAATCAAAGCGCTCATCGAAAAGGCCCTGCCCGGCGTGAAGCTCAAGCTGGTGCGCGAGAGCCTTCTCGTGGAAAACGCCGCGGACCTTCCGCGCGTGGCCAAATGCCTGAAAGAAGATCCCGCGCTGAAATTCGATTATCTGTCGTCGGTGACCGGCGCGGATTATCTGACCTATCTTGAATCGGTCTATCACCTGTACTCCATGGAAAAGAAGGCCGGAAGCATCGTGCTGCGCGCGCGCACCGACCGCGCGAACCCGCGCCTTCCCTCGCTCGTTCCCATTTACCGCGGCGCCGAGTATCAGGAGCGCGAGGCCTACGACCTCTACGGCATCGTCTACGAAAATCATCCGGACATGCGGCGCATTTTCATGTGGGACAGCTTCGAAGGCTGGCCCATGCGCAAGGATTACGAGCAGGAAGATTCCGAAACGCTGGAAGCCGCGGACGTGGAATGGCTGGAAAAGCGCGGCGTGAAAGTCTCGGACGCCGACCGCGCGAAAGCCGAAGAACTCCGCAAAACGGGCAAGCGCGCTGTCGCGCAGAAGCCGACCGGGAGCCCCGAAGCTTAA
- a CDS encoding NADH-quinone oxidoreductase subunit B: MAFTQNVSAIDHGLKNELGKKGVVVTTLNELYNWGRRSSIWPMQFGLACCAIEMIATACARYDIARFGAELFRASPRQSDLIIIAGTVTKKMAPQVVRLYNQMAEPKYCITMGACSIAGGPFIDGYNVLRGIDRYIPVDVHLPGCPPRPEALLFGLQELQRKIDNQEIENTEWYRKGFKREYPVPEFGPHGLVPKYNPEVWNPRDVDHRKERYGEPILIGKKIKAPDLDTPPAPPKPAAPAVPPSATAPKPAAPPPPPANA; encoded by the coding sequence ATGGCGTTCACGCAAAACGTTTCGGCAATCGACCACGGCCTGAAAAATGAGCTGGGCAAAAAAGGCGTGGTCGTCACGACGCTGAACGAGCTCTACAACTGGGGCCGCCGCTCCTCCATCTGGCCCATGCAGTTCGGCCTGGCCTGCTGCGCCATCGAGATGATCGCGACGGCCTGCGCGCGCTACGACATCGCGCGTTTCGGCGCGGAACTCTTCCGTGCGTCTCCCCGCCAATCCGACCTTATCATCATCGCCGGCACCGTGACGAAAAAAATGGCGCCGCAGGTCGTGCGTCTTTACAACCAGATGGCCGAGCCCAAATACTGCATCACCATGGGCGCCTGCTCCATCGCGGGCGGCCCGTTCATCGACGGCTACAACGTGCTGCGCGGCATCGACCGCTACATTCCGGTCGACGTCCACCTGCCCGGATGCCCGCCGCGTCCCGAGGCCCTGCTTTTCGGCCTGCAGGAATTGCAGCGCAAGATCGACAACCAGGAAATCGAAAACACGGAATGGTATCGCAAGGGTTTCAAGCGCGAATACCCGGTTCCGGAATTCGGGCCGCACGGCCTTGTCCCCAAATACAATCCCGAAGTGTGGAACCCTCGCGACGTGGACCACCGCAAGGAACGCTACGGCGAACCCATTTTGATCGGAAAGAAAATCAAGGCGCCCGACCTGGATACTCCTCCGGCGCCGCCGAAGCCCGCCGCGCCCGCGGTGCCCCCTTCGGCAACCGCTCCGAAACCCGCGGCGCCTCCGCCGCCTCCGGCAAACGCATGA
- the ndhC gene encoding NADH-quinone oxidoreductase subunit A, whose translation MNDTYFYKYLFIGIFILFAIVFAVLPVVLAFFVAPKKPSDIKNASYECGLEAEGDSWIQFRVQYYIFALIFVIFDVETVFIFPWAVSFKGLGPEAFAAMAVFIGVLFLGLAYEWKKKTLDWE comes from the coding sequence ATGAATGACACTTATTTTTACAAGTATCTATTCATTGGCATTTTTATTTTGTTCGCGATCGTTTTTGCTGTCCTTCCGGTTGTTCTCGCTTTTTTCGTTGCCCCCAAAAAACCTTCCGATATCAAAAACGCTTCGTACGAATGCGGTCTCGAAGCCGAGGGCGATTCCTGGATCCAGTTCCGCGTGCAATATTACATCTTCGCGCTGATCTTCGTGATCTTCGACGTGGAAACCGTTTTCATCTTTCCCTGGGCCGTGTCCTTCAAAGGGCTGGGCCCCGAGGCTTTTGCAGCCATGGCCGTCTTCATCGGCGTCCTGTTTCTCGGCCTCGCCTACGAATGGAAGAAAAAAACCCTGGACTGGGAATAA
- a CDS encoding FIST N-terminal domain-containing protein, protein MMRMIFAASSYSKDRNAENAAEVCGRQAMARLGRPKADVALVFATLHHLRSFEVLLEKIRKVTGAAHITGSSASGILTEMAELDNGPGVSVLLLSSDDLAWDSFLVRHLQESNLRAGLRLGERIKNEFPDPSGLFMTADHFSFHSPIFFEGLESTCGYVPVLGGTASEDGKQEKTYQFHGTEVSYDAFGGFAFSGPARTETALTQSCLPFGEPLRITRSRGHMIYELEGRPAYDIFIEHVSQIESEDPQKAHDDVMVGLPMRSFQTDFSKSNYVVHNITEVNTKSGVIACTAPVEEGEFLTFAVRDAAYARADMENTLRDLKTRLDGRKPAFGLYYNCASRGKNLYGFPDQDVNLIRAAFPDLPVAGFFSYAELAPVDYINHLHHYSGILTVVAP, encoded by the coding sequence ATGATGCGCATGATCTTTGCCGCATCATCTTATTCCAAAGACCGGAATGCGGAAAATGCCGCGGAAGTCTGCGGCCGCCAGGCCATGGCGAGACTCGGCAGGCCCAAAGCCGACGTGGCCCTTGTTTTCGCCACGCTCCATCACCTCCGCAGCTTCGAAGTCCTTCTCGAAAAAATCCGCAAGGTCACGGGCGCCGCGCACATCACGGGCTCCAGCGCGAGCGGCATTCTCACGGAAATGGCGGAACTCGATAACGGGCCGGGCGTCAGCGTCCTGCTGCTGTCCTCCGACGACCTGGCCTGGGATTCCTTCCTGGTCCGCCATCTTCAGGAAAGCAATCTGCGCGCGGGCCTGCGGCTGGGCGAGCGCATCAAGAACGAATTCCCGGACCCGTCCGGGCTTTTCATGACGGCCGATCACTTCAGCTTTCACAGCCCGATTTTCTTCGAAGGCCTGGAAAGCACGTGCGGCTATGTCCCGGTACTCGGCGGCACGGCTTCCGAAGACGGGAAACAGGAAAAGACCTATCAGTTCCACGGCACCGAGGTTTCTTACGACGCGTTCGGCGGCTTTGCCTTTTCGGGACCGGCCCGGACCGAGACCGCGCTCACGCAGTCCTGCCTGCCCTTCGGCGAGCCGCTTCGCATCACTCGCTCGCGGGGCCACATGATTTACGAACTCGAGGGGCGCCCGGCTTACGACATTTTCATCGAGCATGTCTCGCAGATCGAGTCGGAAGACCCGCAAAAGGCCCATGACGACGTGATGGTCGGGCTTCCCATGCGCAGCTTCCAGACCGATTTCAGCAAATCCAATTACGTGGTGCACAACATCACGGAAGTGAACACCAAAAGCGGCGTCATCGCCTGCACCGCGCCCGTGGAAGAAGGCGAATTCCTGACTTTCGCCGTCCGCGATGCCGCTTATGCCCGCGCCGATATGGAAAACACCCTCCGGGACCTCAAGACTCGTCTTGACGGCCGAAAGCCCGCCTTCGGTTTGTATTACAACTGCGCCTCCCGCGGCAAAAACCTGTACGGTTTTCCGGATCAGGACGTCAACCTGATCCGCGCGGCCTTCCCGGACCTTCCGGTCGCCGGATTTTTCTCTTACGCCGAGCTCGCGCCCGTCGACTACATCAACCACCTGCATCACTATTCGGGCATCCTGACCGTCGTCGCGCCGTAA
- a CDS encoding RsmB/NOP family class I SAM-dependent RNA methyltransferase — MKKQKTDQPAANENGFLPPLFLERLEKIIPPEHRERVMKSFEASRPAVFRLHAAAGPAPEEIPALLKQDGLMAEALPWCETAFVLKEGSVRGLQETELYHKGLLYIQGASSLLVPLVLDVRPGQHVLDMAAAPGSKTTQIALMMKGEGELTANDASRPRFFKLKAAIDAQGFQNVRLIMKDGQFLWKQFPESFDRVLLDAPCSGEARFCATSKESLGQWKPGKVKALAAKQKLLLLSAFSALKPGGVLVYSTCTFAPEENEEVISWGLGKFGPAAAVEAFEPPLLYMEGLASWGKRELDPAVRKTRRILPDGLTEAFYIAKIRKTDSWTAERKKT, encoded by the coding sequence ATGAAAAAGCAAAAAACGGATCAGCCCGCCGCGAACGAAAATGGTTTTTTGCCGCCACTTTTTTTGGAGCGGCTGGAAAAAATCATTCCGCCGGAACATCGGGAGCGCGTGATGAAATCTTTCGAGGCTTCGCGGCCCGCGGTGTTTCGCCTGCACGCGGCCGCGGGCCCGGCGCCGGAAGAAATTCCCGCGCTCCTGAAACAGGACGGCCTGATGGCCGAAGCCTTGCCGTGGTGCGAAACCGCGTTTGTCCTGAAAGAGGGAAGCGTGCGCGGGCTTCAGGAAACGGAGCTTTACCACAAGGGCCTTCTTTATATTCAGGGCGCGTCGAGCCTTCTGGTCCCGCTCGTCCTGGACGTCAGGCCCGGGCAGCACGTGCTCGACATGGCGGCCGCGCCCGGAAGCAAGACCACGCAGATCGCTCTGATGATGAAAGGCGAAGGGGAACTCACCGCGAACGATGCGAGCCGGCCGAGGTTTTTCAAACTCAAAGCCGCGATCGACGCCCAGGGATTTCAAAACGTGCGCCTCATCATGAAAGACGGACAGTTTTTGTGGAAGCAATTCCCGGAATCGTTCGACCGCGTGCTGCTGGATGCGCCCTGCTCGGGCGAGGCGCGCTTCTGCGCGACTTCAAAGGAAAGCCTGGGACAGTGGAAGCCCGGCAAGGTCAAAGCGCTTGCGGCGAAGCAGAAACTCCTGCTGCTGTCCGCGTTTTCGGCGCTCAAGCCGGGCGGTGTCCTGGTTTATTCGACCTGCACGTTCGCGCCCGAGGAAAATGAGGAAGTGATCAGCTGGGGCCTGGGCAAATTCGGCCCGGCCGCGGCCGTGGAGGCCTTTGAGCCGCCCTTATTATATATGGAAGGCCTGGCCTCCTGGGGCAAGAGGGAGCTGGACCCCGCCGTCCGGAAGACCCGGCGCATCCTGCCGGACGGGCTCACCGAAGCCTTTTACATCGCCAAGATAAGGAAAACCGACTCATGGACCGCCGAAAGAAAAAAAACGTAA
- a CDS encoding (deoxy)nucleoside triphosphate pyrophosphohydrolase: MDRRKKKNVTARKKIRIIDVGCAIIRKKDKLLIAQRNPEDTYGNYWEFPGGKMEDCETIEECLAREVKEELGVRIKARKHLFTKFHPYVDRKLRLYFYLCDWISGKPAAHDCQGFAFVEPEELVNYKFPPADDTIIRHLIRKRVFYFGKKSAQKRRGQA; this comes from the coding sequence ATGGACCGCCGAAAGAAAAAAAACGTAACCGCCCGGAAAAAAATCCGCATTATCGACGTGGGCTGCGCCATCATCAGGAAGAAGGACAAGCTGCTCATTGCCCAGCGGAATCCCGAGGACACGTACGGAAACTATTGGGAATTCCCCGGCGGCAAGATGGAAGATTGCGAGACGATCGAAGAATGCCTTGCGCGCGAAGTGAAGGAAGAGCTGGGCGTGCGGATCAAGGCGCGGAAGCATCTCTTCACGAAGTTTCATCCCTACGTGGACCGGAAGCTGCGGCTTTATTTTTATCTGTGCGACTGGATCAGCGGGAAACCCGCGGCGCATGACTGCCAGGGCTTTGCTTTCGTGGAGCCCGAGGAATTAGTGAACTATAAATTTCCGCCGGCGGATGACACGATTATCCGGCACCTGATACGGAAAAGAGTTTTTTACTTTGGGAAGAAGTCGGCGCAAAAACGAAGGGGACAGGCTTAA
- a CDS encoding FAD-dependent oxidoreductase, protein MGIQDTRHFHMVFDPGTVFDFDAGQFLNIMVPTPEKVIKRPYSIASSPRWKGSLDLCWKKVPGGKATEWLWTLKEGDKMEIQGPLGRFTARRPLPKTLVYISTGTGIAPFRSMIHDLLDGGEKIQIWNIFGNRYEEDVLYKEEFEEAARKYPNLHNVFTVSRPKTWKGETEYVQNMLKKYIPVNPDTHIYICGLTNMINAVVEMGTQMGFAKEQIFYEKYD, encoded by the coding sequence ATGGGAATTCAGGACACCCGCCATTTCCACATGGTGTTTGACCCGGGTACCGTCTTCGACTTCGACGCCGGACAGTTCTTGAACATCATGGTTCCCACTCCCGAGAAGGTGATCAAGCGCCCCTACTCCATCGCCTCTTCGCCGCGCTGGAAGGGTTCGCTCGACCTCTGCTGGAAAAAAGTCCCGGGCGGCAAGGCCACGGAATGGCTGTGGACCTTGAAGGAAGGCGACAAAATGGAAATCCAGGGCCCGCTCGGCCGCTTCACCGCGCGCCGGCCGCTTCCCAAGACCCTCGTTTACATCTCCACAGGCACGGGCATCGCCCCCTTCCGCTCCATGATTCACGACCTGCTGGACGGCGGGGAAAAAATCCAGATCTGGAACATCTTCGGCAACCGCTACGAAGAAGACGTGCTTTATAAGGAAGAATTCGAAGAGGCCGCCAGGAAATATCCGAACCTTCACAACGTGTTCACGGTCTCGCGCCCCAAAACCTGGAAAGGCGAAACCGAATACGTGCAGAATATGCTGAAGAAATACATCCCGGTGAATCCGGATACGCACATCTACATTTGCGGCCTCACGAACATGATCAACGCCGTCGTCGAGATGGGCACGCAGATGGGCTTCGCCAAAGAACAGATCTTCTACGAAAAGTACGACTAA